In Bacillus sp. DX3.1, one genomic interval encodes:
- a CDS encoding GNAT family N-acetyltransferase, producing MHFIEVTQQNLKLAYTIQKEIFSDSPDILHIKNSIDNNDPGYAYWIVYENETAIGISGIYTVEADRDSVWLSWYGVLPKWRSKGFGRKILLESIERATSLNQFKYLRLYTSEKYNASALGVYNSVMDLCERYENPDDETYERTALVYSYSLTEEKVTPWNNRYMGIRELEELCVAGELYLKEHGYEI from the coding sequence ATGCATTTTATAGAAGTTACTCAACAGAATTTAAAACTGGCCTATACCATTCAAAAGGAAATCTTTTCGGATTCGCCTGATATTCTGCACATCAAAAATTCTATTGATAACAATGATCCGGGCTATGCTTATTGGATTGTGTACGAGAATGAAACTGCCATAGGGATTTCGGGCATTTATACTGTAGAAGCTGACAGAGATTCCGTATGGCTCAGTTGGTACGGTGTTTTGCCTAAATGGCGGAGCAAAGGCTTTGGAAGAAAAATTCTGCTTGAATCCATCGAAAGAGCTACATCACTGAACCAATTCAAATATTTAAGACTATATACATCCGAAAAGTACAATGCGAGTGCATTGGGGGTGTACAATTCTGTTATGGACCTATGCGAGCGGTATGAAAATCCGGATGATGAGACATATGAACGGACTGCTTTGGTCTACTCCTATTCACTAACGGAAGAAAAGGTAACGCCCTGGAACAATAGATATATGGGCATTCGAGAGCTTGAGGAGCTATGCGTAGCAGGTGAGTTGTATTTAAAAGAACACGGATACGAAATATAG
- a CDS encoding TetR/AcrR family transcriptional regulator, with amino-acid sequence MKSDEIKRAALKYFTIHGYEGASLSKIAEEVGLKKQSLYSHFKGKDDLFLQVIRDAGEVELNTKLTFFNNHKNDSPEKSLHAYLVMVKELFQLDERMKFWLRISFFPPEHLYHVIVNEVFAIEDQVMEMLEAKFAEWMKEEEIYKEQPSIPASAFTGIVDALMLELLYDSSPERINEKLESTWTVFWRGISK; translated from the coding sequence ATGAAAAGTGATGAGATTAAACGGGCAGCACTGAAATACTTTACCATTCACGGATATGAAGGGGCTTCTCTTTCGAAAATAGCCGAAGAAGTTGGATTGAAGAAGCAATCCTTATACTCCCATTTCAAAGGCAAAGATGATTTATTTCTTCAGGTTATACGTGATGCCGGTGAGGTTGAGTTGAACACAAAGCTTACGTTCTTTAATAATCATAAAAATGATTCGCCGGAGAAATCATTACATGCATATCTAGTGATGGTTAAAGAACTATTTCAGTTAGACGAGCGCATGAAATTCTGGCTGCGTATCTCCTTCTTTCCGCCCGAACATCTTTATCATGTGATAGTAAATGAAGTCTTTGCCATTGAAGACCAAGTCATGGAGATGCTTGAAGCGAAGTTCGCTGAGTGGATGAAGGAAGAAGAGATCTATAAGGAACAACCCTCTATTCCGGCTAGTGCATTTACTGGGATTGTTGATGCCTTGATGCTGGAGTTACTCTATGATTCAAGTCCAGAGCGAATTAACGAGAAGCTAGAGTCGACTTGGACAGTCTTTTGGCGAGGAATTTCCAAGTAA
- a CDS encoding TetR/AcrR family transcriptional regulator, with protein sequence MNKLVNYEVKQSNSEHKRGRPRSNKVSERILKATIELLFEEGLRKTTVDEISARAEVSKATIYKWWPNKNVVSIDAFLFKMEAEVKIPDTGSVREDFLQQLLSVMRFYKSPISKVFTQLIAESQYDPHIATIFRERFLVSRQNAVQVMLQRGFDRNEIRNDIDSKIIIDLIYGPMIYRLLTGHAPLDDNLAKSIVDVVIKGIRV encoded by the coding sequence ATGAACAAATTGGTTAATTACGAGGTAAAACAGTCAAATTCTGAGCATAAGCGAGGGAGACCCCGCAGCAATAAAGTAAGTGAGCGTATTCTGAAAGCTACTATTGAACTTTTGTTTGAAGAAGGACTTCGGAAAACAACTGTTGATGAGATTTCTGCCCGTGCTGAGGTTAGCAAAGCAACTATTTATAAGTGGTGGCCAAACAAGAATGTAGTTTCAATAGATGCTTTTCTATTTAAAATGGAAGCAGAGGTTAAAATACCTGATACTGGATCTGTACGTGAAGATTTTTTACAACAGTTACTTTCAGTTATGCGGTTTTATAAAAGTCCTATTAGTAAGGTGTTTACCCAACTCATTGCTGAAAGTCAATACGATCCTCATATAGCTACCATATTTCGCGAACGGTTCCTAGTCAGTCGACAAAATGCTGTGCAAGTTATGTTGCAGCGGGGATTTGATCGCAACGAGATTCGAAACGATATAGACTCTAAAATTATCATTGATTTAATTTATGGGCCTATGATATATCGACTTCTTACAGGACATGCACCTTTGGACGACAACCTTGCAAAATCGATTGTTGATGTGGTGATAAAAGGGATAAGAGTATAA